The following proteins are encoded in a genomic region of Roseinatronobacter sp. S2:
- a CDS encoding TrgA family protein — protein MPTLTRLAAAIFFAALAFYAGESYKVLYEHPPRRDDGSLYLAGIAAFVGWRFVGRNIDANFVQSVFHTLQGVILTVFLALTLFGSYHVFWRGYRMQYSNLEDAFLGFVGVFVDHLVRMTDLDFMLMLGGMIVGTGIALTLIYRWAEARRFDR, from the coding sequence ATGCCGACATTAACCAGATTGGCCGCGGCCATTTTCTTTGCAGCGCTCGCATTTTATGCGGGCGAAAGCTACAAAGTTCTTTATGAACACCCGCCGCGCCGCGATGATGGCAGTTTGTATCTGGCAGGCATAGCAGCGTTTGTTGGCTGGCGTTTCGTGGGCAGGAATATCGACGCCAATTTCGTGCAATCCGTATTTCATACGTTGCAAGGTGTTATTCTGACTGTATTTTTGGCCCTGACGCTGTTTGGCAGTTATCATGTATTCTGGCGCGGGTATCGCATGCAGTATTCCAATCTGGAAGACGCATTTCTTGGCTTCGTAGGTGTATTTGTGGATCATCTTGTGCGGATGACGGATCTGGATTTCATGCTGATGCTGGGCGGCATGATCGTCGGTACCGGAATTGCCCTGACGCTGATTTATCGCTGGGCAGAAGCGCGGCGGTTTGACCGATGA